One window of the Rhodococcus sovatensis genome contains the following:
- a CDS encoding aldehyde dehydrogenase family protein, protein MTTMNRHAGATLQIVDPADGSSVGEVPDATAEDVDAIVLRARKAFDRGAWSHRSPRDRARVLMRLADLMERDGEELAQMECRDAGKPITECRENDVPSAIEAVRWFAEGTDKFYGAVSPSGPHSMGLAIGQPIGVGAAILPWNYPLAMAAWKFAPALAAGNSLVVKPAEATPHSMLHVARLAREAALPDDVLTVITGTGAVAGDALARHHGVDALSFTGSTATGRSILCAAAQSNFKRVTLEMGGKNPQIVMPDALTFGDRLIDTMIESAFLTMGENCTAGSRILLHRSISDELTARFVDAAQRMTIGDPSLPTTQVGPLIDAIAAHRVGSIVDEAIEAGARLLTGGRFVRTNSGGHFYPPTVLVDVPTDARILREEVFGPVVTIETFESESDAIERANDTIYGLAASVWSRDIDTAMRLARGIDAGVVSVNDYSEGDITTPFRGWKQSGFGGSEKSFAAMRQWSREKVIWIHTE, encoded by the coding sequence ATGACCACAATGAATCGACATGCCGGAGCGACCCTACAGATAGTCGATCCTGCCGACGGATCATCGGTCGGCGAGGTTCCCGACGCCACCGCCGAGGACGTCGACGCGATCGTGCTCCGCGCACGAAAGGCATTCGACCGCGGAGCGTGGTCGCACCGAAGTCCACGCGATCGAGCCCGGGTGCTGATGCGTCTGGCCGACCTGATGGAACGCGACGGCGAAGAGTTGGCTCAGATGGAGTGCCGTGATGCAGGCAAACCGATCACCGAATGTCGGGAGAACGACGTGCCGTCGGCGATCGAGGCGGTGCGCTGGTTCGCTGAAGGCACGGACAAGTTCTACGGCGCGGTCTCGCCGTCGGGGCCGCACTCTATGGGATTGGCGATCGGCCAACCGATCGGTGTCGGTGCCGCCATACTTCCCTGGAACTATCCGCTCGCCATGGCGGCCTGGAAGTTTGCCCCTGCACTGGCAGCCGGAAACTCCTTGGTCGTCAAACCTGCTGAAGCAACACCGCATTCGATGTTGCACGTTGCACGGCTCGCGAGGGAGGCCGCGCTCCCCGATGACGTACTGACGGTAATCACCGGCACCGGCGCAGTCGCCGGTGATGCCTTGGCACGGCACCACGGCGTCGATGCACTCTCGTTCACTGGATCGACTGCAACCGGCAGGTCGATCCTCTGCGCTGCCGCACAGAGCAATTTCAAGCGAGTCACCCTGGAAATGGGCGGGAAGAATCCGCAGATAGTCATGCCCGATGCCCTGACGTTCGGCGACCGGTTGATAGACACCATGATCGAATCGGCCTTCTTGACCATGGGCGAGAATTGCACCGCGGGATCACGAATCCTATTGCACAGGAGTATCTCCGATGAGTTGACCGCACGATTCGTCGATGCGGCACAACGTATGACGATCGGCGATCCGTCACTGCCCACGACTCAGGTCGGACCACTCATCGATGCGATAGCGGCGCATCGAGTCGGCTCGATCGTGGACGAGGCGATCGAGGCAGGGGCCCGCCTGCTGACCGGTGGACGGTTCGTCCGAACGAATTCCGGTGGTCACTTCTACCCACCGACGGTGCTCGTCGACGTTCCCACCGACGCCCGAATTCTGCGGGAGGAAGTGTTCGGTCCGGTGGTGACCATCGAGACATTCGAGTCCGAATCCGACGCCATCGAGCGAGCCAACGACACCATCTACGGCCTGGCGGCATCGGTCTGGAGTCGCGACATCGATACGGCGATGCGACTCGCCCGCGGAATCGATGCCGGGGTCGTGTCGGTCAACGACTACAGCGAAGGCGACATCACCACACCTTTTCGCGGATGGAAGCAGTCCGGTTTCGGCGGTTCCGAAAAATCCTTCGCGGCAATGCGCCAATGGAGCCGCGAGAAGGTGATCTGGATTCACACCGAGTGA
- a CDS encoding AraC family transcriptional regulator, which produces MYPDAGPEDRSGISRSTSATIPPSILRYLALVLERRGFDLQPALDAVGLTSSVLDAVDLRTSYRQGSSVIHDAIAATGDSGLGLSVGTAQQATSWGVVGLALLTSQTLEEAVSVGVRYQNATGAMVRWTQHEHGHDLALEVSLPDPGIAPDVGIFLVDEGLSSVVSVVRSAIGSHCTPASVSLRFPPPPHSADYAAVFGCSVTFGAPVNRILYSRSRSLTPMPGRDRWTCAAALMMVEAASASRTVQQDLLEGLEVSIGQALPSVPTLEQCAQRRNMSSRTLRRRLAECDTTFESLVDGIRRTRVEQLLQRRDTTTFREIARQVGFSDERTLRRAIARWFSVTPSELRTIVRRTSPT; this is translated from the coding sequence ATGTACCCGGACGCAGGTCCCGAAGACCGAAGCGGAATCAGTCGTAGCACCTCGGCCACGATTCCGCCGAGCATCCTGCGCTACCTTGCACTCGTACTCGAGCGACGCGGGTTCGATCTGCAACCTGCCCTCGACGCCGTCGGCCTGACCTCCTCGGTGCTCGACGCCGTGGACCTACGCACCTCCTATCGCCAGGGCAGCTCGGTGATCCACGACGCCATCGCTGCCACCGGCGATTCGGGGTTGGGCCTGTCCGTCGGCACTGCGCAGCAGGCCACGTCGTGGGGTGTGGTCGGACTGGCCCTGCTCACCAGTCAGACCCTCGAAGAGGCTGTGTCGGTTGGGGTTCGGTATCAAAACGCAACCGGTGCCATGGTCAGGTGGACCCAGCACGAGCATGGCCACGATCTGGCGCTGGAGGTGTCACTTCCCGATCCAGGAATCGCGCCCGACGTCGGCATCTTCCTCGTCGACGAAGGACTGTCCAGCGTGGTGTCGGTCGTGCGGAGCGCGATCGGTTCTCACTGCACACCGGCCAGTGTGTCCTTGAGATTCCCCCCACCTCCGCATTCTGCGGACTACGCCGCAGTGTTCGGCTGCTCGGTTACATTCGGGGCCCCGGTCAATCGGATCCTGTACTCGCGCAGTCGATCCCTTACGCCGATGCCCGGCCGCGACCGATGGACCTGCGCGGCGGCCCTGATGATGGTCGAGGCCGCATCGGCGTCTCGAACGGTTCAGCAGGATCTACTCGAAGGACTCGAAGTGTCCATCGGTCAGGCGCTTCCTTCGGTTCCCACCCTCGAACAGTGCGCACAGCGCCGCAACATGAGCTCACGGACACTTCGTCGGAGGCTGGCCGAGTGCGACACGACGTTCGAATCGCTGGTCGACGGAATCCGTCGCACCCGGGTCGAACAACTTCTCCAGCGCCGCGATACCACGACGTTTCGCGAGATTGCCAGGCAAGTGGGGTTTTCCGATGAGCGCACGCTGCGTCGAGCGATTGCGCGATGGTTCTCCGTGACCCCGTCCGAACTTCGAACCATAGTGCGTCGAACCTCGCCGACCTGA
- a CDS encoding flavin-containing monooxygenase, whose amino-acid sequence MSLASAELPDTPSKGATVLVIGAGPAGLAAARALGARGLRYDHVERYADIGGLWDIARTDGPLYSSAHFNSSRTLSAYNDFPFDDTLPDYPRHDQVLDYLRAFAARHDLVDRIRFGVSVESIEKASDGTWTAAFDDSTSASYSAVVCSSGSQWTANMPDIPGRFTGDVRHAMTYRDPAELRGKRVLVVGAGASGCDIATDAAHHGDGAAISMRRGYWFIPKHVLGVPADVFGSSGPHLPIWLQQRVFPLLLRFLQGDLTRLGLQKPDHKIFEVHPTVNSTVVHHLQHGDLTAYPAIASASGRTVSFVDGRSAEFDLILCATGYRHTIDYAQKYFGNQQHPDLYLSTFSRVHHNLFGVGFVETNSSAFPLFDTMAQMVAGYLDDQVRRPAEARKMADLIRTDRPDLSGGIRFDAAPRHVGYVDSAPLHAYLDRLMHSMGWGSEAHRHAPR is encoded by the coding sequence ATGTCGCTCGCTTCAGCCGAACTTCCGGATACTCCGAGTAAAGGAGCCACGGTGTTGGTCATCGGGGCCGGCCCCGCGGGTCTTGCCGCTGCCCGAGCGTTGGGCGCGCGGGGGTTGCGTTACGACCATGTCGAGAGGTATGCCGATATCGGAGGGTTGTGGGACATTGCGCGCACCGACGGGCCGCTGTACAGCTCGGCGCATTTCAACTCGAGTCGAACCCTGTCGGCTTACAACGACTTTCCGTTCGACGATACCCTGCCCGACTATCCCCGGCACGATCAGGTTCTCGACTATCTGCGGGCTTTCGCCGCGCGTCACGATCTGGTCGACCGAATTCGGTTCGGGGTATCCGTCGAATCGATCGAGAAGGCTTCGGATGGGACGTGGACTGCCGCGTTCGACGACTCGACTTCGGCGTCGTATTCCGCGGTCGTGTGCTCCTCGGGCTCCCAGTGGACTGCCAATATGCCCGATATTCCCGGACGCTTCACGGGTGACGTTCGGCATGCGATGACGTACCGGGATCCTGCCGAGCTGCGCGGCAAGCGGGTACTGGTGGTCGGGGCGGGCGCGTCCGGTTGCGATATTGCGACCGACGCTGCACACCACGGTGACGGGGCGGCCATCAGTATGCGACGGGGATACTGGTTCATTCCCAAGCACGTGTTGGGTGTCCCGGCGGATGTATTCGGCTCCAGCGGTCCGCATCTACCGATATGGTTGCAGCAGAGAGTGTTTCCTCTTCTACTGCGGTTTCTTCAAGGCGATCTGACCAGACTCGGCCTGCAGAAGCCCGACCATAAGATCTTCGAGGTGCATCCGACTGTCAATTCCACTGTGGTGCATCATCTTCAGCATGGTGACCTGACGGCATATCCCGCGATCGCTTCGGCGTCGGGCCGAACCGTGTCGTTCGTCGATGGAAGGTCGGCCGAGTTCGATCTCATCCTCTGCGCGACCGGCTACCGCCACACCATCGACTACGCCCAGAAGTACTTCGGGAACCAGCAGCATCCGGATCTGTATCTGTCCACATTTTCCCGCGTACACCACAATCTCTTCGGAGTCGGCTTCGTGGAAACGAATTCGAGCGCATTTCCACTGTTCGACACCATGGCGCAGATGGTCGCCGGCTACCTCGACGATCAGGTCAGGCGTCCTGCCGAGGCGCGGAAGATGGCGGACCTGATCCGCACCGACCGTCCCGACCTCAGTGGTGGGATTCGCTTCGATGCAGCACCTCGCCACGTCGGCTATGTCGACAGTGCACCGCTGCATGCCTATTTGGACCGGTTGATGCACTCTATGGGCTGGGGTTCGGAGGCGCACCGACACGCTCCCCGGTAG
- a CDS encoding SDR family oxidoreductase, with the protein MSQFENRKLLVVGGTSGIGLETALMVAQQGGSVVIVGSQATKAEDARAQLERVATAGKMFALTADLHSAESVRTLIETLRNEHGDIDMLVNSAGIFYPVSFLEHTEKDYDAFLSINKAFFFITRHIAESLVEQGKPGSIVNVTATAAKQAIETVQATSYSMAKIGLEAMTKHVAMELAKDKIRVNAVAPAIVETRIFERFIPGDKLDDAMAEFHSLHPIGRNGTTEDVANTIVFLLSDKTSWVTGAVWDVDGGMMAGRMLAK; encoded by the coding sequence ATGAGTCAATTCGAGAATCGCAAGTTGCTGGTCGTCGGTGGAACCAGTGGTATCGGCCTGGAGACGGCTCTGATGGTGGCGCAGCAGGGCGGGAGCGTCGTCATCGTCGGGAGCCAGGCGACCAAAGCCGAGGATGCGCGCGCGCAGTTGGAGCGGGTTGCAACGGCAGGCAAGATGTTTGCGCTGACCGCTGATCTGCATTCTGCCGAGAGTGTGCGGACGCTGATCGAAACGTTGCGGAATGAGCACGGTGACATCGACATGCTGGTCAACTCGGCAGGCATCTTCTACCCGGTGTCGTTTCTCGAGCACACCGAGAAGGACTACGACGCCTTCCTGAGTATCAACAAGGCCTTCTTCTTCATCACTCGTCATATCGCCGAGTCGTTGGTGGAGCAGGGCAAGCCCGGATCCATCGTGAACGTCACTGCTACCGCTGCCAAGCAGGCCATCGAAACCGTCCAGGCAACGTCATACTCCATGGCCAAGATCGGCCTCGAGGCCATGACGAAGCATGTGGCAATGGAACTGGCAAAAGATAAGATTCGCGTCAATGCAGTGGCACCGGCAATCGTCGAGACCAGAATTTTCGAGCGGTTCATCCCCGGCGACAAGCTCGACGATGCAATGGCCGAATTTCATAGTCTTCATCCGATCGGCCGGAACGGTACCACCGAGGATGTCGCCAACACTATCGTATTCTTGTTGTCCGACAAGACTTCCTGGGTCACCGGTGCCGTCTGGGATGTCGACGGCGGCATGATGGCCGGACGGATGCTCGCGAAGTAG
- a CDS encoding carboxymuconolactone decarboxylase family protein gives MTNEWQDRLKGLIKSTGGFKKAAPEVAHAFHAFEEATRASDVLDAKTHELISLAVAVTTRCDGCITAHALAAKKAGATEAEVAAALGTAISLNAGAAYVYSSKALDAFQSL, from the coding sequence ATGACGAACGAATGGCAAGACCGACTCAAGGGTCTGATCAAGAGCACCGGTGGTTTCAAGAAAGCGGCACCTGAGGTGGCCCATGCTTTCCATGCGTTCGAGGAGGCGACGCGGGCGAGTGACGTGCTCGACGCCAAGACGCACGAGCTGATTTCGCTGGCCGTGGCCGTGACCACTCGATGTGACGGGTGTATCACCGCGCATGCCTTGGCTGCGAAGAAGGCCGGGGCAACCGAGGCGGAGGTCGCTGCGGCACTGGGAACTGCGATATCACTCAATGCCGGTGCAGCGTATGTGTATTCATCGAAGGCCCTCGACGCTTTCCAGTCGCTGTGA
- a CDS encoding TetR/AcrR family transcriptional regulator, translated as MSVSNTRDALIESTEQLIRSRGYSAFSYADLEKQVGIRKASIHYHFPTKEDLGVCVVETYLERLQADLAAFDAAGADALTRLGAFAEAFTQARASSQLPLCGALASEMTLLPGRMQALTTTYLETQARWIEKTIVTGIADGDIPPIGDVEQRTFEILSLLEGASFVSWGLGARHDVDSVAIERVLGIDPSKANKQ; from the coding sequence ATGTCCGTCTCGAACACCCGTGATGCGCTCATCGAATCGACCGAACAGCTGATCAGGTCGCGAGGTTACTCGGCGTTCAGCTACGCCGATTTGGAGAAGCAGGTCGGGATACGCAAGGCAAGCATCCATTACCACTTCCCGACGAAAGAAGATCTCGGCGTCTGTGTGGTGGAGACGTACCTCGAGCGGTTGCAGGCCGACCTTGCTGCGTTCGATGCCGCCGGTGCCGACGCACTGACGCGGCTCGGGGCCTTTGCCGAGGCTTTCACTCAGGCCAGGGCCTCGAGTCAGCTGCCTCTGTGCGGGGCGTTGGCGTCGGAAATGACGCTGCTGCCCGGCCGGATGCAGGCACTGACGACAACGTATCTCGAGACGCAGGCCCGCTGGATCGAGAAGACGATCGTGACAGGCATAGCCGACGGGGACATCCCTCCGATCGGCGACGTGGAACAGCGCACCTTCGAGATACTGAGTCTGCTCGAAGGCGCGAGCTTCGTGAGTTGGGGGCTCGGTGCCCGGCACGACGTCGACTCGGTTGCGATCGAGCGGGTTCTGGGCATCGACCCGTCGAAGGCAAACAAGCAATAG
- a CDS encoding alpha/beta hydrolase, translating into MTETPEPDLAAVFEVIRGSDGGSRDLSAMRADYADYIDYFRDPAPDFDGVITDEVLPATCEVAVRQYLPSVESDPGLVLVYFHGGGWVTGSPEGTDRFTRAVASQLRLHVVSVDYRLAPEHPFPAALDDCLSVVEYLQNLSHRIVVAGDSAGGNLAAAVSQVRVDAGCPVDAQALIYPALAAPDQDRPGPGPLDGYGLDLSEMHYFWNSYAGTHSVDRRLAPLLSEDLRSAPPTLVTTAGFDPLCSEGEKYAQRLIESGVRTHYLPFPRLTHGWIDFADRIPSAYEARDAVIAEIGTLVAAVSMPVGST; encoded by the coding sequence ATGACCGAGACTCCTGAACCCGATCTCGCTGCCGTCTTCGAAGTGATTCGCGGGTCCGACGGCGGCAGCAGGGACCTATCGGCCATGCGCGCGGACTACGCCGACTACATCGACTATTTTCGGGACCCTGCACCGGATTTCGACGGGGTGATCACCGACGAAGTGCTCCCGGCGACATGCGAGGTCGCGGTTCGGCAGTATCTTCCGTCGGTCGAGTCCGACCCGGGCCTGGTTCTGGTCTACTTCCACGGAGGGGGCTGGGTCACCGGAAGCCCGGAGGGTACCGACCGATTCACTCGCGCAGTGGCATCCCAGCTGCGGCTGCATGTCGTGTCGGTGGACTATCGTCTTGCGCCCGAGCATCCTTTCCCCGCTGCACTTGACGATTGCCTGTCCGTGGTCGAATACCTGCAGAATCTGTCGCATCGGATTGTGGTTGCCGGTGACAGCGCCGGTGGAAACCTCGCTGCGGCGGTCTCCCAGGTCCGTGTGGACGCGGGATGCCCGGTCGACGCGCAAGCCCTCATCTATCCGGCACTGGCAGCTCCCGATCAAGACCGGCCGGGGCCCGGCCCCCTCGACGGCTACGGGCTCGACCTCAGCGAAATGCACTACTTCTGGAACTCGTATGCAGGCACGCATTCGGTCGACCGACGGCTTGCACCCTTGCTCTCCGAAGATCTGCGCAGTGCGCCGCCGACTCTCGTCACGACGGCGGGGTTCGACCCGCTCTGCAGCGAAGGTGAGAAGTATGCGCAACGTCTGATCGAGAGCGGAGTTCGCACGCACTACCTGCCATTTCCGCGCCTCACCCATGGATGGATCGACTTCGCGGACCGTATCCCGAGCGCGTATGAGGCCCGTGATGCGGTCATTGCCGAAATCGGCACGCTTGTGGCTGCAGTATCGATGCCGGTGGGATCGACGTAG
- a CDS encoding SDR family oxidoreductase, producing MREFDFSGTAVITGAASGIGRELARALAGRGMNLVLLDRDSAGLADTSSIVSTQCPRSTVSLFTVDLSDRAATRELGDKLAVEFTELSLLVNNAGVAMTGAFEQISEEEFDWLIDINLGAPILLTRALLPRLLSNPGSHIVNVSSVFGLVAPAQNIPYATSKFGIRGFTEGLRAELAGTEVGVTCVHPGGIKTNIARQARIGSLMTTEEAAAARRASLEFESILTISAETAASTIMDGVARRRPRVLIGASAKIPDLVARIFPSNYHKVIDVVEAASSAFTRITTTLSNTRLSNSETPSDAAVGAPR from the coding sequence ATGCGTGAATTCGACTTCTCCGGCACCGCTGTGATTACCGGTGCAGCGAGTGGAATAGGCCGCGAGTTGGCGCGAGCACTCGCGGGGCGCGGGATGAACCTGGTTCTTCTGGACCGGGACTCGGCTGGCCTCGCGGACACGTCGTCGATCGTCAGCACCCAGTGCCCTCGAAGCACGGTCTCCCTGTTCACAGTCGACCTTTCCGATCGCGCGGCCACCCGTGAACTCGGAGACAAGCTGGCCGTCGAATTCACCGAACTTTCACTGCTGGTGAACAATGCCGGCGTCGCAATGACCGGCGCATTCGAGCAGATCAGCGAGGAAGAATTCGACTGGCTGATCGACATCAATCTGGGTGCACCCATTCTGCTTACCCGCGCGCTGCTGCCCCGCCTGCTGTCGAACCCCGGTTCGCACATCGTCAACGTCTCGAGCGTATTCGGACTTGTTGCGCCCGCCCAAAATATTCCCTACGCTACAAGCAAATTCGGCATCCGTGGGTTTACCGAAGGACTCCGAGCCGAGCTTGCCGGGACCGAAGTCGGTGTCACCTGCGTACATCCGGGCGGCATCAAGACCAACATTGCACGGCAGGCTCGAATTGGGTCGTTGATGACCACCGAGGAAGCAGCGGCGGCGCGGCGCGCCAGCCTGGAGTTCGAGAGCATCCTGACGATCAGCGCCGAGACTGCAGCCAGCACGATCATGGACGGGGTCGCGCGACGTCGCCCCCGCGTGCTGATCGGAGCGAGTGCCAAGATTCCCGATCTGGTGGCGCGAATCTTCCCCAGTAACTATCACAAGGTCATCGATGTTGTCGAAGCCGCGAGTTCGGCGTTCACCCGGATCACCACCACGCTGTCGAATACACGGCTCTCGAACAGCGAGACCCCCAGCGATGCCGCGGTCGGTGCACCGCGATGA
- a CDS encoding NAD(P)/FAD-dependent oxidoreductase has protein sequence MIGQSRPNDDDPVDLDMVIIGAGLSGIGAACHMTMDRPERTYVILEARADLGGTWDLFRYPGIRSDSDMFTFGYSFRPWAGHRTIADGSDILDYLRDTAAEYGVAERIRYGHKVIGASWDSSTARWDVTAIRAADGAVVYFRCRWLSACAGYYDHDNGHRPSFEGENTFDGTMVTPQFWPTDLDWSGKKVVVIGSGATAITLVPNLARDAEHVTMLQRTPTYIVSVPAVDPFSERITALLSPQLGRKILFWKYVVGNVVSYELSKKFPAISRWLIRRDTVKRLGPDYPVDVDFAPPYDPWDQRVCVVPDGDLFDCIESGKADIVTDSVGCFEATGVRTESGRLIEADIVVSATGLTMLPIGGIELTVDGEKVDLPDTVVFKGMMLSGVPNFNLVMGYTNNSWTLKADLVSARIAAMLDHLSDRDVDYVVPIKPSVSIGSAFVDLKSGYVQRAVEAFPRQGDRTPWRLHQNYLRDLKMFRSELDEETELLFGKRITSISSPLASVPAPSTPRKGHSHA, from the coding sequence GTGATAGGACAATCTCGACCGAACGACGACGATCCCGTCGACCTCGACATGGTGATCATCGGAGCAGGCCTCTCCGGAATCGGTGCCGCCTGCCACATGACGATGGATCGCCCCGAACGCACCTACGTAATACTGGAGGCTCGCGCGGACCTCGGTGGAACCTGGGACCTGTTTCGCTACCCGGGGATTCGGTCAGATTCCGACATGTTCACCTTTGGCTACTCGTTCCGGCCATGGGCCGGACATCGGACGATCGCTGACGGATCGGACATCCTGGACTACCTTCGCGACACCGCTGCGGAATACGGGGTCGCGGAACGGATTCGATACGGTCACAAGGTGATCGGCGCGTCTTGGGACAGCAGCACGGCACGCTGGGACGTCACCGCGATACGCGCCGCCGATGGTGCCGTCGTGTATTTTCGGTGTCGGTGGCTCTCTGCGTGCGCCGGATACTACGACCACGACAACGGTCACCGCCCCTCGTTCGAGGGCGAGAACACATTCGACGGAACTATGGTCACACCTCAGTTCTGGCCGACAGACCTGGACTGGTCCGGCAAGAAGGTCGTGGTTATCGGAAGCGGTGCCACCGCGATCACCCTGGTGCCGAACCTCGCGCGGGACGCCGAACACGTCACCATGCTGCAGCGGACCCCGACGTACATCGTGTCCGTACCTGCCGTCGACCCGTTCAGCGAAAGGATCACCGCGCTACTCTCCCCGCAGCTGGGTCGCAAGATCCTGTTCTGGAAATACGTGGTCGGGAACGTTGTGTCTTACGAACTTTCGAAGAAGTTTCCGGCCATCTCCCGGTGGCTCATCCGACGTGACACCGTCAAACGCCTCGGCCCGGACTACCCCGTCGACGTGGACTTCGCACCCCCCTACGACCCGTGGGATCAACGAGTCTGTGTGGTACCCGACGGCGACCTGTTCGACTGCATCGAGAGCGGAAAGGCCGACATCGTCACCGATTCGGTCGGCTGCTTCGAGGCCACCGGTGTGCGGACCGAATCCGGCCGACTGATCGAAGCCGACATCGTCGTCAGCGCCACCGGCCTGACCATGCTCCCGATCGGTGGTATCGAGCTGACCGTCGACGGCGAGAAGGTCGACCTGCCCGACACCGTGGTGTTCAAGGGAATGATGCTCTCGGGTGTGCCGAACTTCAATCTGGTGATGGGATACACCAACAACTCGTGGACCTTGAAGGCCGATCTCGTCAGCGCACGCATCGCCGCCATGCTCGACCACCTGTCCGACCGCGACGTCGACTACGTGGTCCCCATCAAGCCCTCGGTTTCCATCGGAAGCGCGTTCGTGGACTTGAAGTCCGGATACGTGCAGAGAGCCGTCGAGGCATTCCCGCGTCAAGGCGATCGCACGCCATGGCGGCTCCACCAGAACTATCTCCGCGACCTCAAAATGTTCAGATCGGAACTGGACGAGGAGACGGAGCTGCTGTTCGGAAAGCGCATCACCTCCATATCCTCGCCACTCGCTTCGGTACCGGCCCCATCTACCCCACGAAAAGGACACTCTCATGCGTGA